One genomic window of Arachis hypogaea cultivar Tifrunner chromosome 8, arahy.Tifrunner.gnm2.J5K5, whole genome shotgun sequence includes the following:
- the LOC112708496 gene encoding septum-promoting GTP-binding protein 1-like translates to MFQLRRSVIRGSLCRRIQHRISILRRYIHRLFHHFLLCSPPSLYRRMLLPSSSSSAVELVEPVTPPHQLLHTHDMDSDLVSLKISLLGDSHIGKTSFLMKYVGAETEKDKKQGEHHSKTLIVEGARISYSIWEIAGDEKSEDQIPLACKDSVAILIMFDLTSRCTLNSVIGWYKEARKWNRTAIPVLVGTKFDDFIQLPIDMQWTIASQARAYAKALNATLFFSSATYNINVNKVFKFITAKLFDLPWTLERNLNVGEPIIDF, encoded by the exons atgTTCCAGCTTCGCCGGAGTGTCATCCGAGGCAGCCTCTGCCGCCGCATTCAGCACCGCATTTCCATCCTCCGGCGATACATTCATCGCCTCTTCCACCACTTCCTCCTCTGCTCCCCTCCTTCCCTCTACCGCCGCATGCTGTtaccatcctcctcctcctccgccgTGGAGTTGGTGGAGCCGGTAACACCACCTCATCAGCTTCTTCACACACATGACATGGACTCTGACTTGGTTTCATTGAAGATAAGCCTCTTGGGTGATTCCCATATTGGAAAAACAAGCTTCTTG ATGAAATATGTAGGTGCTGAaactgaaaaagataagaagcaaGGTGAACACCATAGCAAAACTTTAATTGTAGAAGGTGCTCGAATCTCATATTCTATCTGGGAAATAGCAG GTGATGAAAAATCAGAGGACCAAATCCCATTAGCATGCAAGGACTCTGTGGCAATTCTGATTATGTTTGATCTCACTAGTAGATGCACACTAAACAG TGTCATAGGGTGGTATAAAGAAGCCAGGAAATGGAACAgg ACAGCAATTCCAGTATTGGTAGGAACCAAGTTTGATGATTTCATTCAGCTCCCAATTGATATGCAATGGACCATAGCCAGTCAG GCAAGAGCATATGCCAAAGCCCTCAATGCAACATTGTTCTTTTCAAGTGCCACCTACAATATCAATGTCAATAAGGTCTTCAAATTCATCACTGCCAAACTTTTTGACTTACCATGGACATTGGAAAGAAATCTTAATGTTGGAGAGCCAATAATTGATTTCTAA
- the LOC112708196 gene encoding uncharacterized protein, which yields MSEPRPVPRRESPWGITGEGHREPKAHRCNDRVEDVVQACFEGNPFKTVPGPFKLFWKCMRSKPGEEPTEPFTYLDLEPPKREEKPVKVE from the exons atgagCGAACCGAGGCCAGTGCCAAGGAGAGAGAGTCCATGGGGAATCACCGGAGAGGGTCATCGTGAACCCAAAGCCCACCGATGTAACGACCGTGTTGAAGATGTCGTTCAG GCTTGTTTCGAGGGAAACCCATTTAAGACAGTTCCAGGGCCTTTCAAGCTCTTCTGGAAATGCATGCGTTCTAAACCTGG TGAGGAACCAACAGAGCCATTTACCTATCTGGATTTGGAACCTCCAAAGAGAGAGGAGAAACCTGTAAAAGTTGAGTAA